The following coding sequences lie in one Dysgonomonas mossii genomic window:
- a CDS encoding DUF3575 domain-containing protein codes for MNIYQQLRSACLAFLIFFSFSTVVKSQEIAIKTNLAYWATTTPNLGIEVGLSKKSTLEIGGGLNVFSFSDNKNFKHWLVQPEYRWWFCESFNGHFLGIHAHASQFNVGGWDIPIGRLDVLKDKRYEGYLYGGGISYGYQWVISNRWNFEFNIGAGYARIHYDEYPCEECGTKLDEGNYNYWGVTKLGLSFIYFLK; via the coding sequence ATGAATATTTATCAACAATTAAGAAGTGCCTGTTTAGCCTTTTTGATTTTTTTTAGCTTTTCTACTGTTGTAAAAAGTCAGGAAATAGCTATAAAAACAAATCTAGCTTATTGGGCAACCACAACGCCTAACTTAGGGATAGAAGTTGGTTTAAGTAAAAAGAGTACGCTAGAAATTGGCGGAGGATTAAATGTATTCTCTTTTTCCGATAATAAGAATTTTAAGCATTGGCTTGTTCAACCCGAATACCGTTGGTGGTTTTGTGAATCATTTAACGGACATTTCTTAGGAATACACGCACATGCTTCTCAATTCAATGTGGGAGGCTGGGATATTCCTATCGGACGTTTAGATGTCCTTAAAGATAAAAGGTATGAAGGTTATCTATACGGAGGCGGTATAAGTTATGGTTATCAATGGGTAATCAGTAACCGTTGGAATTTTGAATTCAATATCGGAGCCGGTTATGCTCGTATTCATTATGATGAGTATCCATGCGAAGAATGCGGTACAAAGTTAGATGAAGGAAATTATAATTATTGGGGAGTAACCAAGCTAGGCCTATCTTTTATTTATTTCTTAAAATAA
- a CDS encoding Mfa1 family fimbria major subunit (Members of this family are fimbrial shaft proteins (major subunit proteins), found in the Bacteriodetes. The family is named for Mfa1 from Porphyromonas gingivalis, and is related to but distinct from the family of FimA from the species.) yields MKKAKLFLIAVLVLGLAFTACSDDNNLNSPTEQEATTNVSITLSMSSNTRKSLPDDYRLIGEWAGRDDITKVAIYLIDGASVTAQSFNVGTDYKKEVISGQVTLVPQESAAIKTTAGVKKVYVLINGTTEVENALAKTPVAEFENAYAQAALYIANSGTSTTVSTSAEKLAIKNGTTDEKILMTCVEPKTIDVVNNVSAAETTATASPKNRVSLVVERTVGRVMVSTEGLTYDVPAGNGSTILGTISEIKWVLAQGESSLYLQRKADFATPNFGWVPTTDAQYWGTEITGSSSKYDYSGLFEEYDPTTQFGGTNVATMSDYATNPSSAITDELEASLSGKFILPNTHAYGAGNESGYKKGNTAYVLIRAKFTPSAAAFADGETYTAGDDFFVGANGKFYVSAANAVTPSKGGVTGQTVARYVKGKVLYYAWVNPDNIPTWYNSPVVRNNVYHIHITGFKNLGTNWNPLFPEDPNNPKGEPVDPSNPNGPKKPLNPDPRPNVPGVEEPENPVDPTDPLTTPETWMSVDVTVLPWQLHSYSIDLGI; encoded by the coding sequence ATGAAAAAAGCAAAACTATTCTTAATAGCTGTACTAGTCCTAGGGCTTGCTTTTACAGCCTGTAGCGATGATAATAATTTAAATTCACCTACTGAACAAGAGGCTACTACAAATGTTAGTATCACTCTTAGTATGTCTTCGAACACAAGAAAAAGTTTACCGGACGACTATCGTTTGATTGGAGAATGGGCGGGAAGAGATGACATTACCAAAGTGGCTATTTATCTTATTGACGGTGCTTCCGTAACTGCTCAATCTTTTAATGTAGGAACGGATTATAAAAAAGAAGTAATAAGTGGGCAGGTGACTCTAGTTCCTCAAGAATCGGCCGCCATTAAAACAACTGCCGGAGTTAAAAAGGTTTATGTATTAATAAATGGAACGACAGAGGTTGAAAATGCTTTGGCTAAAACACCTGTTGCTGAATTCGAGAATGCATATGCTCAAGCTGCTTTGTATATAGCTAATTCGGGTACAAGTACAACTGTAAGTACTTCTGCCGAAAAATTAGCTATAAAAAATGGAACAACAGACGAGAAAATTCTAATGACTTGTGTTGAACCTAAAACAATTGATGTCGTAAATAATGTGTCTGCTGCTGAAACTACTGCCACTGCATCTCCTAAAAACCGTGTTAGTCTAGTTGTAGAAAGAACTGTTGGACGTGTTATGGTATCCACAGAAGGACTAACTTATGATGTTCCTGCAGGAAACGGTTCTACCATCTTAGGTACAATTTCTGAAATCAAATGGGTATTGGCACAAGGAGAAAGCTCTCTTTATCTTCAACGTAAAGCTGATTTCGCAACACCTAATTTTGGATGGGTACCAACTACCGATGCTCAATATTGGGGTACCGAAATTACAGGTTCCAGTTCGAAATATGATTACTCAGGTTTATTCGAAGAATATGATCCAACAACTCAGTTTGGAGGAACTAATGTTGCTACTATGAGTGACTATGCAACAAATCCATCATCGGCTATAACTGATGAATTAGAAGCTAGCTTATCCGGTAAATTTATCCTGCCAAACACTCACGCCTATGGAGCCGGAAATGAATCCGGTTACAAGAAGGGTAACACTGCATATGTTCTTATCAGAGCTAAATTCACTCCTTCTGCTGCGGCTTTTGCTGACGGAGAAACTTATACAGCAGGTGATGACTTCTTCGTAGGAGCGAATGGTAAATTTTATGTGAGCGCTGCAAATGCAGTAACACCAAGCAAAGGTGGTGTAACCGGACAAACTGTAGCAAGATATGTAAAAGGTAAAGTATTGTATTATGCATGGGTTAATCCTGATAATATTCCTACATGGTATAATTCTCCGGTTGTAAGAAATAATGTATATCATATCCATATTACAGGATTTAAAAATTTAGGAACTAACTGGAATCCATTGTTCCCTGAAGATCCCAATAATCCAAAAGGAGAACCGGTAGATCCATCAAATCCGAATGGTCCTAAAAAACCATTGAATCCCGATCCTAGGCCAAACGTACCAGGTGTAGAGGAACCGGAAAATCCAGTAGATCCAACAGATCCGTTGACTACTCCTGAAACATGGATGAGTGTAGATGTTACAGTATTGCCTTGGCAACTTCATTCTTACAGTATTGATCTGGGAATCTGA
- the purH gene encoding bifunctional phosphoribosylaminoimidazolecarboxamide formyltransferase/IMP cyclohydrolase translates to MSLEKKIKTALVSVYHKDGLDEILRKLDSLGVRFVSTGGTRNFIESLGFACDAVEDVTGYPSILGGRVKTLHPKIFGGILCRRELSEDMKQIKAYDIQEIDLVIVDLYPFEETVASGAGEQDIVEKIDIGGISLIRAAAKNFKDVVIVASKNQYAPLMSLLEEKGGKSDITDRKFFAKEAFSVSSSYDTAIFNYMDNYEGSAFRYAEDDAMHLRYGENPHQKGTFYGDFNAMFDQLHGREISYNNLLDIEASISLISEFDETTVAILKHNNACGIASRETVVEAWKDALAGDPVSAFGGIIISNRKIDKVAAEEINTIFFEIVIAPEYDKEALEILEQKKNRIILVQKQPLEGTKQFRSLLNGVLVQDKDLSIQAASDLKLVTNRPLQGTEAEDLLFANKLVKHTKSNAIILVKNKQLCAGGTGQTSRVDALKQAIEKADAFGFKLDGAVMASDAFFPFPDCVEIAGNTGITAVVQPGGSIKDNLSVEYCNEHNISMVMTGVRHFKH, encoded by the coding sequence ATGTCTTTAGAGAAAAAAATTAAAACCGCATTAGTCTCAGTTTATCATAAAGATGGCTTAGATGAAATTTTGAGAAAGTTAGATAGTTTGGGAGTTCGCTTTGTGTCGACAGGTGGAACCCGAAATTTTATAGAGTCGCTAGGCTTCGCTTGTGATGCAGTGGAAGATGTAACAGGATACCCCTCGATTTTGGGTGGACGAGTTAAAACATTACACCCTAAAATATTCGGAGGTATACTCTGTCGTAGAGAACTTTCGGAAGATATGAAGCAAATAAAAGCGTACGACATACAAGAGATTGACCTCGTTATTGTAGATTTATATCCTTTTGAAGAAACTGTTGCCTCAGGAGCAGGAGAACAAGATATAGTTGAAAAAATAGATATTGGCGGTATTTCATTGATTCGCGCGGCTGCAAAAAACTTTAAAGATGTAGTAATTGTAGCTTCAAAGAATCAATATGCTCCTTTAATGAGTCTTTTGGAAGAAAAAGGTGGAAAATCAGATATTACAGATCGTAAATTCTTTGCAAAAGAAGCGTTCTCCGTATCATCATCATACGATACTGCGATCTTTAATTATATGGATAATTATGAAGGATCGGCATTTCGCTACGCAGAAGATGATGCAATGCACCTCAGATATGGAGAAAATCCGCATCAGAAAGGAACTTTTTACGGAGATTTCAATGCGATGTTCGATCAATTACACGGACGTGAAATATCTTATAATAACTTGTTAGATATCGAAGCCTCAATAAGTTTGATCAGTGAGTTTGACGAAACCACTGTAGCTATATTGAAACATAATAATGCTTGTGGTATCGCTTCGAGAGAAACAGTAGTTGAAGCATGGAAAGATGCATTGGCTGGAGATCCTGTTTCCGCTTTCGGTGGAATTATTATAAGTAATAGAAAAATAGATAAGGTAGCAGCTGAAGAAATAAATACTATTTTCTTTGAGATTGTAATTGCTCCCGAATATGATAAAGAGGCTTTAGAAATACTAGAACAAAAGAAGAATCGTATTATTCTGGTGCAAAAACAGCCTTTAGAGGGAACTAAACAATTCCGTTCATTACTGAATGGTGTTTTGGTTCAGGATAAAGACCTTAGTATACAAGCTGCTTCAGATTTGAAACTTGTTACAAACAGACCTTTACAAGGAACCGAAGCTGAAGATTTGCTATTTGCGAATAAACTTGTAAAACATACGAAGTCGAATGCTATTATTCTCGTTAAAAATAAGCAACTTTGTGCAGGTGGTACAGGACAAACATCTCGTGTTGACGCTCTCAAGCAAGCTATAGAAAAGGCCGATGCTTTTGGCTTTAAGCTTGATGGTGCTGTAATGGCTTCTGATGCCTTTTTCCCTTTTCCAGACTGTGTCGAGATCGCAGGAAATACAGGTATCACAGCTGTGGTTCAACCGGGAGGATCTATAAAAGACAATCTATCAGTAGAATATTGTAACGAACACAATATATCTATGGTTATGACAGGAGTACGTCATTTTAAACATTAA
- a CDS encoding DUF3857 domain-containing protein, producing MKFVAIVILYIIPLFAVSQDFRSEYIKYKSYNQIKGDKLIRTDSVILQINERMGDHDAEILINYSKGDKVSVGDAWIEDMQGNIVRKLKNKEITDRSSISNISLYEDDFVKTFELKHNQYPYRIVYSFRVIYSKFLSLASLNYTNSRTPIISGELVAEAPIDLPITFKQRNTDPPVIDTINNNIRYVWKYNYRPLKTKELNASPNNTEAPIIHAAPINFKYGVEGNNENWKSFGKWVYRLNRGRDILPASEQAKINSLLSGVTDDKEKAKILYQYLQDYTRYINVSINIGGMQTYPASYVCTNKYGDCKALTNYMQAMLKYAGIKSYYTLIFAGGQIVDVDTTFPSQVFNHAILTIPFEKDTVYLECTSKNTPFGYMGTFTQARKALLIDENNSHFVNIPPLNPNDILCSRSILVDLKTSNIKLTSTARGDNYESLIYLASDINKNTIDKYIRNTILTGSYDLINFNLEKAAYDNPSIKLNAECLFHNLLKKYGDNLVIEPFSIEIPTYETPDTRKSDLQIDYPSFYKDTICYSLPDDKKVKLPEDINMESDYGKYSISYKQKNNEVYIYKSILISSGRYNLIEYKEFYDFITTVKNNELKKIYLQYI from the coding sequence ATGAAATTTGTCGCAATTGTAATCTTATATATAATACCTCTTTTTGCTGTATCTCAAGATTTCAGAAGTGAATATATAAAGTATAAAAGTTATAACCAAATCAAAGGTGACAAATTGATAAGAACAGATTCTGTTATATTACAGATTAATGAACGAATGGGCGATCATGATGCCGAGATACTTATCAACTATAGCAAAGGCGATAAAGTTTCTGTGGGAGATGCCTGGATAGAAGATATGCAGGGCAATATTGTAAGAAAATTAAAGAATAAAGAAATAACAGACAGAAGCTCTATTTCAAATATCTCTTTATACGAAGATGATTTTGTTAAAACTTTTGAACTGAAACACAATCAATATCCTTACAGAATTGTCTATTCGTTCAGAGTAATTTATTCTAAATTTCTTAGTCTTGCCTCTCTCAATTATACAAATTCACGGACACCTATAATCTCAGGAGAACTTGTCGCTGAAGCACCAATAGATCTGCCTATTACATTTAAACAAAGAAACACTGATCCTCCGGTTATAGATACTATAAACAATAATATCAGATATGTTTGGAAATATAATTATAGACCTCTTAAAACAAAAGAACTAAACGCTTCACCAAACAATACCGAAGCTCCCATAATACACGCTGCTCCTATCAATTTCAAATATGGAGTAGAGGGCAACAATGAGAATTGGAAATCATTTGGAAAGTGGGTATACAGATTAAATAGAGGCAGAGATATCCTACCCGCATCAGAGCAAGCAAAGATAAACTCGTTACTGTCAGGCGTAACAGATGATAAAGAAAAGGCAAAAATCTTATATCAATATCTACAGGATTATACTCGCTACATAAACGTTAGCATCAATATAGGAGGAATGCAAACATATCCGGCCAGTTATGTTTGTACCAACAAATATGGAGATTGTAAAGCTCTCACCAACTACATGCAGGCAATGCTCAAATATGCAGGAATAAAATCATATTACACATTAATATTTGCAGGAGGACAAATAGTTGACGTAGATACGACTTTCCCTTCTCAGGTATTCAATCATGCTATTCTTACAATTCCTTTCGAAAAAGATACGGTTTACCTTGAGTGTACTTCAAAAAATACGCCATTCGGATACATGGGGACATTTACTCAAGCTCGTAAAGCTTTACTTATTGATGAAAATAACAGCCATTTTGTAAACATTCCACCCTTAAACCCAAACGATATATTATGCAGCCGTTCGATTCTTGTTGATCTCAAAACGTCTAACATAAAACTTACATCAACAGCTAGAGGCGACAATTATGAAAGTTTAATCTATCTGGCTTCCGATATTAATAAAAATACGATTGATAAATATATACGAAATACTATTTTGACAGGCTCATACGATCTTATTAATTTCAATTTAGAGAAGGCTGCTTATGACAATCCTTCTATAAAGCTGAATGCTGAGTGTCTGTTTCATAATTTATTGAAAAAATATGGGGACAACTTAGTTATTGAGCCTTTTTCTATAGAGATACCTACCTACGAGACACCTGATACACGAAAAAGTGATCTCCAAATAGATTATCCAAGTTTTTATAAAGATACTATTTGCTATTCCTTACCTGACGACAAAAAAGTAAAATTGCCGGAAGATATAAATATGGAATCTGATTATGGAAAATACTCTATAAGTTATAAGCAAAAAAACAATGAAGTTTATATATATAAATCGATACTGATTTCATCGGGGAGATACAACCTTATTGAATATAAAGAATTCTATGATTTTATAACGACTGTAAAGAATAATGAACTAAAAAAAATATACCTACAGTACATATGA
- a CDS encoding helix-turn-helix domain-containing protein, producing the protein MNNLDFNNVRETKIDNTVHKKLINAIRTVIVEKETLTKSDKEKVASVLADILCLGKESVYRRLRGEVRFSFDEVALIAKTLSFSVDNIIGSQINEKAIFEINLIDANQINSAYTKTLENDIKIIKNINKTKDSVLKCAFSNLPYLFYLHHQNLSKLRLFKYAYQIKKSQPLPFKDFIIDKEVFNTQKILTSELKKIRHSSVIISHDIFSSIIREINYFYNLNLLDEHDLISLKDELNDLLNELYTYTVSGQYANEADLFLYLSNVDIESSYVLLEGNGISLAHLAIYGISGMNSQNKNIRNVHNEWIESLKRYSTLITFGGEIQRHNFFKEQKNIINTIHP; encoded by the coding sequence ATGAATAATTTAGATTTTAATAATGTGAGGGAGACAAAAATAGATAACACAGTTCATAAAAAACTAATTAATGCCATCAGAACAGTAATTGTAGAAAAAGAAACACTAACTAAATCAGACAAAGAAAAAGTAGCTTCAGTTCTTGCAGACATCCTCTGCCTTGGTAAAGAGTCGGTTTATAGAAGACTTAGAGGAGAGGTTCGCTTTTCTTTTGACGAAGTTGCATTGATTGCCAAGACTTTATCATTTTCGGTTGATAATATTATTGGGTCCCAAATAAATGAGAAAGCTATTTTTGAGATTAATTTAATAGATGCAAACCAGATAAACAGTGCATATACCAAAACATTGGAGAATGATATCAAAATCATCAAAAATATAAACAAAACCAAAGATTCAGTGTTAAAGTGTGCTTTTAGTAACCTACCTTATCTGTTTTATTTACATCATCAAAACTTATCAAAGCTCAGGCTTTTTAAATACGCTTATCAAATTAAGAAAAGTCAACCTCTACCATTCAAAGACTTTATTATTGATAAAGAGGTTTTTAACACTCAAAAAATATTAACTTCGGAACTAAAAAAAATAAGACATTCCAGCGTCATCATCAGTCATGATATATTCTCGTCTATTATTAGAGAAATCAATTATTTCTACAATCTCAATTTACTAGATGAACATGATTTAATCTCTTTAAAAGATGAATTAAACGATTTGTTAAACGAATTATATACATATACTGTATCAGGACAATATGCAAACGAAGCAGACCTATTCCTTTATTTATCGAATGTAGATATTGAATCATCGTATGTATTACTTGAAGGTAATGGTATCTCTCTGGCACATCTCGCTATTTATGGAATCAGTGGTATGAATTCTCAGAATAAAAACATTAGAAATGTTCATAATGAATGGATTGAATCATTAAAAAGATACTCTACCCTTATTACTTTTGGCGGAGAAATTCAAAGACACAATTTTTTTAAGGAACAAAAAAATATTATTAATACTATACATCCTTAA
- a CDS encoding DUF3868 domain-containing protein, whose translation MKRTIILKIYLFVSLAGFIIPVHSQAQSEQVKVSGEHFIKQDNKVAIKMDVILDEIHVNRNDMVILTPILKSNQNKLDSLSLPPVVVTGSLRNKILNRNSAFGKDLPFSTEPNAIIKRNNNTAQSVDYNVSVPYRAWMDDASISMLRTISGCANCYTVSDDQLIAQNILPKRDLASYQLSFIVPEVEVKARKDRHTATFNYIVDRYELLRDFGNNQSEFDQVDRVIGEIQNNNDLQITEFSIAGYASPEGGFEHNKVLSENRANSFADYLVTKFGITRNKFTVEGFGEDWAGLKNAVSASNLSNKQAILDIIDKTSNPDARDAKLKRLSNGETYRTLLNEYYPPLRRTEYAIAYVVRPFNVEEARQIIKTNPKLLSLNEMYLVAHSYPTSSKEFREVFDIAVRLYPESDIAIMNSAAADIEGKNLDAAIDRLNKIERNPKAWNNLGVAYILKGNTEKALDYFAKAADSGSVDGKKNLETLQKATNIK comes from the coding sequence ATGAAAAGAACTATAATCTTAAAAATATATTTGTTTGTATCGTTGGCAGGATTTATAATACCTGTACACTCACAAGCGCAATCCGAGCAAGTTAAAGTATCTGGAGAGCACTTTATTAAACAAGATAATAAAGTTGCCATTAAAATGGATGTCATTCTGGATGAAATACATGTAAATAGAAATGACATGGTTATTTTAACTCCAATACTTAAGTCTAATCAAAACAAACTGGATAGTCTAAGCCTCCCTCCTGTCGTTGTAACAGGGAGCTTACGAAATAAAATATTGAATCGTAACAGCGCATTCGGAAAAGATCTTCCTTTTAGTACTGAGCCTAATGCTATAATAAAAAGAAATAACAACACAGCTCAATCCGTAGACTATAATGTATCTGTACCTTACAGAGCATGGATGGACGATGCTTCCATATCTATGTTGAGAACAATCTCTGGTTGTGCAAATTGTTATACCGTATCAGACGATCAGCTAATAGCGCAAAACATACTACCAAAAAGAGATCTAGCATCTTATCAACTCTCATTTATTGTGCCTGAAGTAGAGGTAAAAGCTCGAAAAGACCGACATACTGCAACATTTAATTATATTGTCGATCGTTATGAGCTACTTCGTGATTTCGGAAACAATCAGAGTGAGTTCGATCAAGTAGACAGAGTTATTGGCGAAATACAAAACAATAATGATCTACAGATAACTGAATTTAGTATCGCAGGATACGCTTCTCCCGAAGGCGGATTTGAGCATAACAAAGTACTATCAGAAAACAGGGCTAATTCTTTTGCCGACTATCTTGTTACAAAATTTGGCATCACCCGCAATAAATTTACTGTAGAGGGCTTTGGTGAAGATTGGGCAGGGTTGAAAAATGCTGTTTCTGCATCTAATTTATCTAATAAACAAGCTATTTTAGACATAATAGATAAGACCTCGAACCCTGATGCTCGCGATGCAAAACTAAAGAGGTTATCGAATGGAGAAACCTACCGTACATTATTGAACGAATATTATCCTCCATTACGCCGTACAGAATATGCTATTGCTTATGTTGTTCGTCCATTTAATGTTGAAGAAGCCAGACAGATTATTAAAACAAATCCAAAACTACTTAGTTTGAATGAAATGTATCTGGTAGCCCATAGCTATCCAACTAGTAGCAAAGAATTTAGAGAAGTGTTTGATATTGCAGTAAGATTGTATCCTGAAAGTGATATCGCTATAATGAACTCTGCCGCTGCAGATATTGAAGGTAAAAATCTAGATGCTGCGATTGACCGTCTAAATAAAATAGAACGTAATCCTAAAGCTTGGAATAACCTTGGTGTAGCCTATATATTAAAAGGAAATACAGAGAAAGCTTTAGATTATTTTGCGAAAGCAGCCGATAGTGGCAGCGTCGATGGAAAGAAAAATCTTGAAACACTACAAAAAGCAACCAATATAAAATAA
- a CDS encoding DUF3857 domain-containing protein — MKKTITASILFIISIISGYSQVNYSQEFGKVTQYEMSMSQYEQDKDAEAVVIYDLGDYYFRPDETRGFLLSMERKVKIKILKQAGTKYANFEIPYYSENREWESIEKIEAITYNMEGGQLTKTILDPKNIYEEKVSNNLSIKKVALADVREGSVIEYKYLITTPYFFNMRKWDFQKKIPVVYSKLKYKAIPYYEYTYILRSINKFDEYKATPLNDEIRFGHLVYKEMQYEFGLKNLPAFKDEEYITSEQDYLISLYFQLSKIYYPRGGSKEIMTTWPAMCDDFLKDNDFGKYIKNSEKEGKKILPTLDIASKTPLEQVEAITKYVKERYNWNGNYGKLSEYSVSDFIKKQTGNVANINLFLTGLLRSAGLEAYPIILSTRKNGSISLSHPFQQFFNYTIVLVRIGEKIYYLDATEPLLYYSDLPERCLNVNGLVVKPKSEEWVSIRQKELSISQKNFILDIIPEESKMNVKARFAGRGQKAYNYRSTYLGKIENLQKELKSNNNIDVKGNINIDENDDLDKPFVFSFAFDASVENLSDKLFIHPFCNLSISDNPFKQTKRTLPVDMIYMQSDFYRSEINIPEGYKINYLPSPYIVDDNLVSIQYTVQKDNNKIIINAGYTLKQNIYQPQNYISLKMSFSEAIKRFSEMVILEKE, encoded by the coding sequence ATGAAAAAGACAATTACAGCTTCTATCCTATTTATAATATCTATTATAAGTGGATACTCTCAGGTCAATTATTCGCAAGAATTCGGCAAAGTCACACAGTATGAAATGTCAATGTCACAATATGAGCAAGACAAAGATGCCGAAGCTGTGGTGATATACGACTTGGGTGATTATTATTTTAGACCAGACGAAACTCGAGGCTTTTTGTTATCGATGGAACGTAAAGTAAAAATTAAAATACTGAAACAAGCAGGCACAAAATACGCCAACTTCGAAATACCTTACTATTCAGAGAATAGAGAATGGGAGTCTATCGAAAAAATAGAAGCCATAACATACAACATGGAAGGAGGACAATTAACAAAAACAATTCTCGATCCTAAAAACATATACGAAGAAAAGGTTAGCAATAATCTGAGTATAAAAAAGGTCGCATTAGCTGATGTCCGCGAAGGTTCGGTAATCGAATACAAATATCTAATTACGACTCCTTACTTTTTTAACATGAGAAAATGGGATTTTCAAAAGAAAATACCTGTTGTTTATAGCAAATTAAAATATAAAGCTATACCATACTATGAGTATACATATATACTAAGAAGTATAAATAAATTTGACGAGTATAAAGCAACACCACTAAATGACGAAATTCGCTTTGGTCATTTAGTTTATAAAGAAATGCAATATGAGTTTGGATTAAAAAACCTTCCCGCATTTAAAGACGAAGAGTACATTACTTCCGAACAGGATTATTTGATAAGTCTTTACTTCCAGCTATCTAAAATATATTATCCAAGAGGAGGCAGCAAAGAAATCATGACTACCTGGCCTGCTATGTGTGATGATTTCTTGAAAGATAATGATTTCGGAAAGTACATAAAGAATAGTGAAAAAGAAGGAAAAAAAATACTGCCCACTTTAGATATCGCAAGTAAAACACCTCTGGAACAAGTGGAGGCTATAACTAAATATGTAAAAGAAAGATATAATTGGAATGGAAACTATGGTAAACTCAGTGAATATAGTGTTTCCGATTTTATAAAAAAACAAACGGGGAATGTTGCCAATATAAACCTATTCCTAACCGGGCTACTCCGTTCTGCGGGACTAGAAGCATATCCTATAATATTAAGTACAAGAAAGAACGGATCGATAAGCTTATCTCATCCTTTTCAACAGTTCTTTAATTATACAATAGTCCTAGTGAGAATTGGAGAAAAAATATATTATCTCGACGCCACCGAACCGTTACTTTACTATAGTGATCTTCCTGAACGCTGCCTCAATGTAAATGGGCTTGTAGTAAAACCTAAATCTGAAGAATGGGTTAGTATCCGACAAAAAGAACTTTCCATTTCACAGAAGAATTTTATTCTAGATATTATTCCGGAAGAAAGTAAAATGAACGTAAAAGCCAGATTTGCCGGGAGAGGACAAAAAGCATATAATTATCGTTCAACATATCTAGGAAAAATAGAAAATTTGCAAAAAGAATTGAAAAGTAATAACAATATTGATGTAAAAGGCAATATCAATATAGATGAAAATGATGACTTAGACAAACCTTTTGTTTTCTCTTTCGCATTTGATGCTTCTGTCGAAAATTTATCGGATAAATTATTTATTCATCCATTTTGCAACTTATCCATCAGCGATAACCCTTTTAAGCAAACCAAGCGGACATTACCTGTAGATATGATATACATGCAAAGTGATTTTTATCGATCTGAAATAAATATTCCTGAAGGGTATAAGATTAATTATTTACCATCACCTTATATTGTAGATGACAACCTGGTCTCAATACAATATACAGTACAAAAAGACAATAATAAAATAATAATAAACGCAGGTTATACTCTTAAACAGAATATATATCAACCTCAAAACTATATTAGCCTGAAAATGTCTTTTTCTGAGGCAATAAAAAGGTTTTCTGAGATGGTTATTCTTGAGAAAGAGTAA